From one Ammospiza caudacuta isolate bAmmCau1 chromosome 8, bAmmCau1.pri, whole genome shotgun sequence genomic stretch:
- the DUSP19 gene encoding dual specificity protein phosphatase 19, which translates to MHSLAQEIRSFSRANLRKQRTRVTTLTGRRIVETWRGACLHMEEEEEAAPGGGFVQDLSADLQVGVVKPWLLLGSQDAAHDLETMRKHKVTHVLNVAYGVQNAFLDDFIYKTISILDLPETDITSYFPECFEFIEKARIQDGVVLVHCNAGVSRAAAVVIGFLMNSERLSFARAFSLVKNARPAACPNPGFMEQLHKYQEQILKANGSINNHD; encoded by the exons ATGCACTCCCTCGCCCAGGAGATCCGCAGCTTCTCCAGGGCCAACCTGCGCAAGCAGCGCACCCGCGTCACCACGCTGACCGGCCGCAGGATCGTCGAGACGTGGCGCGGCGCCTGCCTGcacatggaggaggaggaggaggcggcgccCGGCGGCGGCTTCGTGCAGGACCTGAGCGCTGACCTGCAGGTCGGAGTGGTgaagccctggctgctgctgg GGTCGCAGGATGCTGCTCACGACCTGGAGACGATGAGGAAGCACAAG gTCACTCACGTTCTAAATGTGGCATATGGAGTCCAAAATGCCTTCCTTGATGACTTTATATACAAGACCATTTCCATTCTGGACCTCCCAGAAACTGATATTACCTCCTATTTCCCTGAATGTTTTGAGTTTATTGAGAAAGCCAGGATCCAG GATGGTGTGGTGCTGGTTCACTGTAATGCAGGAGTCTCCCGTGCAGCAGCTGTAGTCATTGGTTTTCTCATGAATTCAGAAAGACTGAGCTTTGCCAGAGCCTTTTCCTTGGTGAAAAATGCGAGGCCTGCAGCTTGTCCAAACCCTGGCTTCATGGAGCAGCTCCACAAGTACCAAGAACAGATTTTAAAGGCAAATGGAAGCATAAACAATCATGACTGA